A segment of the Mangrovimonas sp. YM274 genome:
ATTACACAATGTAGAGCACTCCCTTATGACTACCAATAGTGGGTTGGTGGCGGTCGATAAATTTGTGTTTGGTGAAGCCGATAGCTTGAATGCCTATTACCACATTAAAGACTTGCAGTATTCGGCTGCCGATAAACACTTGCGGGATTTGTGTGCCAATTGCCATTTGGGTGCCCAAAAAACCGATTATGGTCCTATTACCCAATTAAGTCGGGGGGGAGGTTGCAATGCTTGTCATTTAAATTATTCCCAACAAGCCAAAGCCGACCTTTCTAGTTATATGGCATCCAACAAAACCCAGATGCCACAGGTGCATCCTTCTAGTGATGTGTTTATGGATGATACCCATTGTTTTGGCTGTCATAGTCGTTCCAGCAGGATTTCCACCAATTATATAGGGCTTCAGGAAACTTTATTGGATGAAGCTGAGGTGGTCCATGCCAAGGGGCATATGGTGTTGGAAGACAAAAGGGTCTATAAACAGTTGCAGGAAGATGTGCACCATACTAAGGGTCTATTGTGTATCGATTGTCATTCCTCTCACGAGGTGATGGGCGATGGTAAGACCTATTCCCACGCCGAAGATGCCGTTACCCTGAAATGCAATGATTGCCATTTCAAATCCAAGCCTCGTACGGTTCCTTTCGATTCGATTGATAGGGAAAGTAGATTTGTTTATTTACACAGGGGTTATGAGCACCGTGATAAAGAAATTTTAGTTAAGGAAGAAGATGGGCGACCTCTTATAAATACCTATGTGGACTCTTTGGGGAATGCCTTTTTAATCGGAAAAAAGGATCAGAAATTACATCCTCTAGCACCGCAATCGGCTGTTTGTTCTCGTGACAATGCCCATAAAAATGTGAGCTGTAGTGCCTGTCATTCCTCATGGACACCACGCTGTATTGGTTGTCACAATAAGTTTGATGGCAATGAAGCCCAGGCTTTCGATTTGTTGGATAAGAAATTGGCGAAAGGCCAATGGAAGGAATACGTCGCTGAATTTTCGGCCTCGCAACCGGCTTTAGGGGTTAGAGAGCATAACGACGGTATTATGGTTGAACCCGCCATACCGGGGATGGTCATGACCATAGATAAAGGGAGCTACAGCGGTCACCCCGATACTGATGTATCCTTCCATAGACTCTTTGCGCCCAATGCACCACATACCACTACTAAAGCGGTGCGAGATTGTAAATCCTGCCATGCCAATCCCTATACTTTGGGCTATGGCAACGGAACTTTGGTATATCAAACAAATAAAGAAATAGGGGAATGGGTCTTTACCCCAGAATATGCCTTAAATCCTAACGATGGTTTGCCGGAAGATGCATGGATACCTTTTATGAAAGAAGAAACTGCCCAAGAACCAACATCAACAAGAACCAATTTTAGACCTTTTTCTGTTGAGGAACAAAAGCGTTTGTTATTAGTTGGGGCCTGTTTACAGTGCCATGATGATACGTCCAAGGTCATGCAGCAAACTTTGGAACAGGGATTGGAAATGAGTCTGAAACAATTGAGCAAGGCTTGTATTTTGCCTGTACAATAAACGGATAACTGTTAGGTTTGAGAAGTTTTTATAAGCCACAAATTCACGAATGTATTTCCCTAAAAAGACATGGCTATTTGGGTATTCGTGGCAAAATTATACTTGTGAATGGACTTTCATTCAGAAACCAAACCTATGAACTTTAAGATTATAGTGGTTTAGTTTATGGGAATGCATATTGAACTGGTCACTTTTCCTTATGAGAAAAGGACAGCCTATTTTTTAATGTGATTCCTTATATGATATAATGTACTTTATCTGAGGGTTGTAGTTGATATCCAAAATGGAACAGGAGTTTTTCCCCAGAGGCATCCTCTATAATCAAAGGAAGCGTCTCTTTTTTAGATGCTATTTGTTGTTTTATCCAGGTTCTAGCCGGAGTAGGTTCGGTTATCGTATCAATTTTTTTGATGATGTCCTTTGAGGAGATTTTATTGAACCAATAACTCACATCAATACCGGATGCAAATAAGCTGGTGGTGTTTGACAGTTCTAAAATATCGATGCCTGCCATATAGTTGCTCTTGGAAAGCAGCACATGGGTATGGGGAATCTGAAAGCTGCCACTGGCCAATTGTGTAGCCAGTATATTCACTTCGGTATTGGCTGTAGCTGCTATAAACGTATGAATGGTGTCAGCGCCAGTTTCGGCCAGTACGTCTTCCTGGAGGGCGTTTCCATGGTAGCAAACAAAGCCTTGTTCCTGGGTTTGTGTTACAATGTCTTGGTTGGCGTCTATAAAGGTAATTTTGGTTTGGTCTTTTAAATATTGAGCAATCAAAAGGCTTAACGGATTAGCCCCTAATATTAGCAAGCCTTCGCGCTTGTTCATCACTACCAATTCGCCACGTCGTTTCAGCCAATCGGTGGTCCATTTCAATAAAAAAGGAACGGTCATGGTGGTTAAAATGGCCATAAATACCAGAATGGAAAAAATATCCTGATTTATAATTCCCATTTCAAGACCAATACCGGCAATGATGATTTCTACAGCTCCACGCCCATTCATTCCTGCCCCAACAGCGACCCCTTCTCGCCACCCCAAACCTGTAGGCAGGTAAAAAAGGGCTGCTCCCAATATCTTTCCAATAATGGCTAGGGCTATAATAGTTAGCAACATGGAAAGGTTGGTTTGAAAGACGTTTAGGTTTACCATAAACCCTGCCGACACAAAAAATACCGGAGCCAAAAAACCGATGGAAACATCATAAAAGGCTTTGTGGAGTTCTTTTGAAATGTTTTTTGGGAATAGATTATCCTTGATGAATAGACCGGCCATAAAAGCGCCTAAAATACTGTGCATACCTGCTAGCTCTGCCAGTTCGGCGTAGGCTAGGGCTACAATGATAATACTGGTAAAGAAAAAGGTGCTGCTGGCCGATTTAAACTTGGAGAGATACTTTCCTAATCGTGGTAGGAGATGTAAACCAATAAGAATAGTCACGGCAAAGAAGGCAATAGCTTTAAGGGCAACAATCAAAAGTTCGGAACCATCAAAAGTGCCCATGGCGGCAACACTCAGAATGCCGGCAAAAATCAATAAAGCCAAGGTGTCCGATATTAGGGCACTGGCCATGAGAACATAGGCAATCCTCGTGTTAAGGAGTTTTAAATCAACCAGAATCCTACTTTTGGTGGCCAATGAGGTTACCCCTACGGCCATACCAACAAACATACCGGCCATGGCATCACCACCAAACCAAATAGTGGCATAATAGCCTAAAACAAAGGGTACGGCAAAGCCTCCTATGGAGGCCAGAAGTCCAGGCCATGATGCCTTTTTAAGGTCTTTAAAATCAATTTCAATACCAATGTAAACCATCAGTAACATGATTCCTATTTCCGAGAGGACTCTAATGGTTTCGGTATATTCCAGCCAGCCCAAAAGTCCGGGGCCTAAAAGGATCCCTATGACCAGTTCGCCTAAAATAGAAGGGTAGCCAATGCGTCTTGCGGCAGCACCCGCAAGCCATGCGGCTATCAGTAATGCCAAAAGATTGATGATATTTAGGTCGAAAGCTTCCAATGTCTTCTAAATTTAACTTTTTTTCAACACTAAATCAAGAACTGTAGATAGATTTAGTGTGTTGGTAAACGGACTTATAGTACTTGTTTTTTGTTAAGGGATTCACGAGGCCTTTGGCTTAATATTTATCCCGTTTTCTTGTCTTTTTAAACTGCTTGATCATTTTGCCAAAATCCTTGTCCTTTTTACGCTTTTCCGCAACGGTTGCTTCATAATGGTCTTTTTCCCGTTCCATTTTAAGGTAGTTGTCATGGGACATGTGGTCTATATCGCCGCGCTCAACGGCTGCTATAACCGCACAGCCCTGTTCGGTGGTGTGGGTACAGTCTTTAAATTTGCATTGCTGCGATAGTTCTACAATGTTTTCAAAGGTGCGTTCCAATCCTTCAGAGACATCGGTAATACCGACTTCGCGCATACCGGGGTTGTCTATTATAATGCCTCCATTGTCTAAAACCTGCAGCGCCCTATGCGTAGTTATATGACGCCCTCGGCCGGTGTGCTCGCTAATAGCACTTGTCTTCATGAACGCATGGCCTGAGAGCGTGTTTAAAAGGGTCGATTTTCCAACGCCGGAGGATCCCAAAAGACAATAGGTTTTTCCTTTTTCAATTAACGAGGTCACTACCTCAATCCCTTGTTGTGTGGCGTTGCTGATAGCAAATACGGGTATGCTGGGGATTCTTTTTTTTATGCTGTCCAATAGTTCCATTAGAGCGACCTCTGTAATCAAATCAATTTTATTTAAAATAATTACCGGATTTACTTTTGAGGCATTACAAATAGTCAAGTATCTCTCAATGCGATTGATGCTGAAATCCCTGTCGACGGCCTGTACAATAAAGGCGGTGTCTATATTGGTGGCAATGATTTGTGCGTCCCCTTTTTTGCCTACTGCCTGCCGTTGTAAAATGGAGATCCTTGGCAGTACGGCATGGATAAGCACTTTATCGGTATCATAATCGGATATGGCCACCCAATCTCCTACAGCGGGGAAATCGGCTCTACTTTGGGCCGAGTATCTTAAATTGCCCAATATTTCGCCTTCATAATCTTTTTCTGCAGTTTTTACTATGTAGCGCTCCTTGTGTTCGGCAATTACGCGCCCTAACTTAAGACCATCAAGTGCATGCTGTATGCGATAGGTTTCTATGTTGCTATTGTATCCTAAATCTTCAAGTGTCATTTTTCAATGGTTGTGTATATTCTATTTTGTTGGATAGCTTTTTAAGTTGGTCTCAACGGCTTAATCCAAGGTTTTAGACTTGTTACTTCGGGTTCTTTTAAAATCATTCAGGCTCACAGCACTGACCCTTGAAGAAGGGGTAATACTATAGTTATCTTCTTTAAAGCCGCCTAAAATGTATAAATAGCCCTGATGGTAATACATTTCAGCGTATTTTACATAGAGCTCTATAGTGTATTCGTTGATAACTTTATTCTCAATGTTATAGGTTAGCATTTTACCGTTGCTAAATATATAGATAGTGTTGTCGTGATGGGCAAGTGCGGGGTTTTCCATCCCCAAAAACAAATTACCTTCTGTGGTCCAAGTGCCGTTGGTCAAGTTGTAACATTCAATTTTGTTTAAAGGTTCCTCATTAAAACCACCAATAAGAAAGACCTTGTCTTTAATTAGGATGCCATTGGCTTCTTTAGGTTTGGTCATGTTTGGAAGCTCATACCAATACCCCGAAGTGGTATTGTACATATGGGCTTTATTGCTATAGACTTTCTCTCCATGCTTATTCATTTTAGTAGAGCCGCCCATTACAATAATGTTGTCCTTGTAGGTCATAGCGGCAAAGTTGATGGCTTGATGTGGATTGGTGTCGTCAACAATACGTTGTTTTGTTGTTAGGTTGAAGACTTCTATGGTGTTATCTAGATATTCATATTTCTTGTTAACGGAGAGTGTTTTTCCTCCTAAAACATAAAGCTTATCGTCAAGGTGGAGTAGTTTATGGTAGGCTCTTTTTGTAAACTTGATATCGGCCGTTGACCAGCTGTCGTTTGTTATGTCATACGTTTGCAGTTGGTCGCTATAATGTTCCCAAGTAAAATTGCTTTCGGACTTTTCTATGAAATCTACAATAGTGGCGCCTGGTATACTGCTTATTTCGTTAAGCACTCGTTCTTCGCTATCTTCAAGATAGCTGGCGTTACCCCCTACCACATAAATATGATTATTGTGTAATAGACTTCCAAATCCATAAACAGCTTGTTTTAAATGGGCTAGTCTAGAAAAGGGTAGGCTGGTTTTTAGTGCCGCTTGGGAGTTTACGGTAACGGCTTCAAGGTTTTCGGCCTTTCTTGATAAATGCACGGTAAAGTCTAACTTTTTTAGCTGAGAAAGTGTGTAATGTTTGGTGGTGTAGCCAATAATGGAAAACCGAATGGTATCAGTAGGAGTCATGTTTTTGCCAAGTTCTAAATGGTATTCGCCATTGATATTGGTTATGGTACCCACACGGCCTTTTTCCCAATATACATTAACATATTCTATGGGGGTATTGCTGCCCAGTTCCAAAACGTTACCACTAATGTTTTGCGCAGCTACGGTACAAACCGAAAAAAATAAAAGTAGCGTTAGTTTCATGTCGCAGAATCCAAAGATTAAAAATGTGCCGTTTTAGGTTGCTATGTGGTTTGTAATTAGGGTGTTGCTGTGGATTATTAAAGATAGTGATTTTTTAGGGGTTTGAATTGGAGGTTCTATTTTGAAAGGTTTTTTAAAAGCATCCTTTATAGTTTTTCCCAAGAGTCATTAATTTCAATAGCTTCGATTTTTTTCCAGTTCCCTTCAAATTGAGTTTGCATATTTTCTTTTAACTTATCAGACATCATGGTGAAAAGAACCTTTTTATAGGATTTATTGGTCTTCTGAATTATGTTTTGCACTCCTTGAATAGAGTCGTCTACGTATAACACATCGATATTATTCGTTTCAATTTTGTTGACAATAGATAAAAAATCACCCCAAAAGTGATGAGGATTGGTTCCGTCGGTAATAATAAGTATGTTGTCTTGGCGGTTCAAGTATTTAGCAGTCGCGGCATGCTTATATTTTGGGGTTACGGTATAACTGCGCCAATCAAGCCTAATAATGTTAAGTGAGGCTATTCCCAAACCAATAAATACAAAAAATATCAGGGTGGTTGGAAGCTTTTTAGTTTTTATGCCATTTGAGAAGAAAAAGGACATTAACAATAACACCCCTAGGTAAGTGCCCAATTGATATCTGGCTACCACAGAAGCCATGGCTCCTCTTATGATATCTTGGGTGTAGAAGAAGGCAGTTAATGGAAACGTAATGAAGATAATGAACCAAAATGTGTCTCGTGTTACTTTTTTGTATAGCAGGAAAAATGCCCATGCTATTATAATTAAAACTAAAATGTTAACAATAAGTTGTACTAGGTTAATGCCCTCGAAACTATGGGTAAAATAGTTGGTAATCCATTCGCCTGTCAATGAAAATATAGCAAATGTTCTGCTAAAATTCATAAGTTGATTGGCTAATAGAGAAAAGGGAGAAAGTTCAAAAAAATGGGTCTGCCAAGAGAGTGCATTGGTAATTCCAGAGCTATGGTTGTAGATTTTTATGGCCCATGGAGCGAAACCAGCTAATATGCATACGCCCGTGGTAACATAGGGTTTTAAGGTGTTGCGTTTAAACAAAAGCACGTATAAAAAATGTCCAAATAAGATGACTCCTGCAGTTAGGGATGCATACAAGGTGCATATTCCAAAAAGTCCATAACCGATCCAAAATTTTAGTTTATTGGTTTTTAGAGCCAATAGAAGGAAACTGTGCAGACATAGTATTATAAAGCAAAGCAACATATTGTAACGGGCTTCATGTGCATAAATATGAAAATAGGGAGACATCGAAAATAGACTTATGGCCATCCAACCGGCAAGGTTGGATTTAAAGAGTTGCTTTGCCAATAGGAAAAGTACGGGAAGACATAGTACAAAGAGCAGCAGACTAAAATAACGGTAGTGCACATAGTTGTGACCCACTATGCGTTGCCAAACCCCCAAAACATAATAGTGCAAGGGGTTAAGGTTTACCATTTGCCACATTTGTGCATATTGATTGCCCAAACTAAGCGTTTCAGGATCCTTGATTAGAAATTTTTTGAAATAGGCAATATTATGGATCTCATTTTTGGCGATTTTTGCATCCAAGCTTAGCTCGGTATCTCCGGAGGTATGGTAGATGGTGTAGATTTCATCTCGCCAATAGTGTCTATTATCTATAGTGAGACATTTCATGGCAAAACTGGCAAGGACGATGATTAGGTAAAGCCAAGGTTTGGTTAGCAATTGCATGGTGGTTTTACATTTGGTTAGGTGACAAGAGTTCTCGGTTTTGTTCGTGCTTTCTTAAAGATAATGATTTTTTCGAGGTTTGTTTTGGAGGTTCTATATTGAAAGAGGTAGAATAGTAATAGAACAGTGGAGCTCTGCTATTTTTATTGTTTTCTTAACCATCCTAGGATATGGCTGTCTTGTATTTGCCATTTATTGTTTTGGTGGCTAAGTTGAAAGGTCTCCCTAGAGGAGCCCAATGGCCCCGGATTCTGTTGGATGATTTCTATGCTGTCCTCTGTGACCCCTGAAACAATGGCCACGTGACCATAGGGATTATACAGGGTGGAGTCAAATACTAAAAGGTCATTCGTTTTAGGTTTTGCAGCGCTAGAATTGCTGTACTGTATTAGGTTGCGGCGTTTATTTTTTTGTCCGTCTTGAAGCGTTTTGTCAAAGAAGTCCTTGGCATGCCCATAACTGTCGGGCATTTTATGGTGGAGATATTGGTAGTAATACCGTTTTACAAATTCAACACATTGGTATTTTAAGCCTAGGTTGTAGCCGTCCTTTGTAACATTTCTGCCATTCACATTGCCTACCTTGCCGTTATAAAACACCACCACATGGTTAAGGCTGTCTATGGCTTGGCCTACCTCATGCCGCGTGTTGAACACAACCTTATTGAAGGACCATGTACCCAAAATTACAGTCACTACCAATACTGTTATTGAATAGAATCTTTTTTTTGAAATCAATGCTTCGGGTTTT
Coding sequences within it:
- a CDS encoding cation:proton antiporter, which gives rise to MEAFDLNIINLLALLIAAWLAGAAARRIGYPSILGELVIGILLGPGLLGWLEYTETIRVLSEIGIMLLMVYIGIEIDFKDLKKASWPGLLASIGGFAVPFVLGYYATIWFGGDAMAGMFVGMAVGVTSLATKSRILVDLKLLNTRIAYVLMASALISDTLALLIFAGILSVAAMGTFDGSELLIVALKAIAFFAVTILIGLHLLPRLGKYLSKFKSASSTFFFTSIIIVALAYAELAELAGMHSILGAFMAGLFIKDNLFPKNISKELHKAFYDVSIGFLAPVFFVSAGFMVNLNVFQTNLSMLLTIIALAIIGKILGAALFYLPTGLGWREGVAVGAGMNGRGAVEIIIAGIGLEMGIINQDIFSILVFMAILTTMTVPFLLKWTTDWLKRRGELVVMNKREGLLILGANPLSLLIAQYLKDQTKITFIDANQDIVTQTQEQGFVCYHGNALQEDVLAETGADTIHTFIAATANTEVNILATQLASGSFQIPHTHVLLSKSNYMAGIDILELSNTTSLFASGIDVSYWFNKISSKDIIKKIDTITEPTPARTWIKQQIASKKETLPLIIEDASGEKLLFHFGYQLQPSDKVHYII
- the rsgA gene encoding ribosome small subunit-dependent GTPase A, producing the protein MTLEDLGYNSNIETYRIQHALDGLKLGRVIAEHKERYIVKTAEKDYEGEILGNLRYSAQSRADFPAVGDWVAISDYDTDKVLIHAVLPRISILQRQAVGKKGDAQIIATNIDTAFIVQAVDRDFSINRIERYLTICNASKVNPVIILNKIDLITEVALMELLDSIKKRIPSIPVFAISNATQQGIEVVTSLIEKGKTYCLLGSSGVGKSTLLNTLSGHAFMKTSAISEHTGRGRHITTHRALQVLDNGGIIIDNPGMREVGITDVSEGLERTFENIVELSQQCKFKDCTHTTEQGCAVIAAVERGDIDHMSHDNYLKMEREKDHYEATVAEKRKKDKDFGKMIKQFKKTRKRDKY
- a CDS encoding carboxypeptidase-like regulatory domain-containing protein; protein product: MKLTLLLFFSVCTVAAQNISGNVLELGSNTPIEYVNVYWEKGRVGTITNINGEYHLELGKNMTPTDTIRFSIIGYTTKHYTLSQLKKLDFTVHLSRKAENLEAVTVNSQAALKTSLPFSRLAHLKQAVYGFGSLLHNNHIYVVGGNASYLEDSEERVLNEISSIPGATIVDFIEKSESNFTWEHYSDQLQTYDITNDSWSTADIKFTKRAYHKLLHLDDKLYVLGGKTLSVNKKYEYLDNTIEVFNLTTKQRIVDDTNPHQAINFAAMTYKDNIIVMGGSTKMNKHGEKVYSNKAHMYNTTSGYWYELPNMTKPKEANGILIKDKVFLIGGFNEEPLNKIECYNLTNGTWTTEGNLFLGMENPALAHHDNTIYIFSNGKMLTYNIENKVINEYTIELYVKYAEMYYHQGYLYILGGFKEDNYSITPSSRVSAVSLNDFKRTRSNKSKTLD
- a CDS encoding glycosyltransferase family 39 protein yields the protein MQLLTKPWLYLIIVLASFAMKCLTIDNRHYWRDEIYTIYHTSGDTELSLDAKIAKNEIHNIAYFKKFLIKDPETLSLGNQYAQMWQMVNLNPLHYYVLGVWQRIVGHNYVHYRYFSLLLFVLCLPVLFLLAKQLFKSNLAGWMAISLFSMSPYFHIYAHEARYNMLLCFIILCLHSFLLLALKTNKLKFWIGYGLFGICTLYASLTAGVILFGHFLYVLLFKRNTLKPYVTTGVCILAGFAPWAIKIYNHSSGITNALSWQTHFFELSPFSLLANQLMNFSRTFAIFSLTGEWITNYFTHSFEGINLVQLIVNILVLIIIAWAFFLLYKKVTRDTFWFIIFITFPLTAFFYTQDIIRGAMASVVARYQLGTYLGVLLLMSFFFSNGIKTKKLPTTLIFFVFIGLGIASLNIIRLDWRSYTVTPKYKHAATAKYLNRQDNILIITDGTNPHHFWGDFLSIVNKIETNNIDVLYVDDSIQGVQNIIQKTNKSYKKVLFTMMSDKLKENMQTQFEGNWKKIEAIEINDSWEKL
- a CDS encoding CHAP domain-containing protein; the protein is MISKKRFYSITVLVVTVILGTWSFNKVVFNTRHEVGQAIDSLNHVVVFYNGKVGNVNGRNVTKDGYNLGLKYQCVEFVKRYYYQYLHHKMPDSYGHAKDFFDKTLQDGQKNKRRNLIQYSNSSAAKPKTNDLLVFDSTLYNPYGHVAIVSGVTEDSIEIIQQNPGPLGSSRETFQLSHQNNKWQIQDSHILGWLRKQ